The sequence GATGAAGATGGCATCCAGACTGCTCTCGAAGACCTGGGCTGCAACCCGCAACCCGTTTTGAATTTCGGTGGCCTGCGTGATGTCGCGAAAGGAAAAAATACGCCCTGCCGGCACACCGTGGCGCAGCAGGGGCACACTGCGCCGCTCCACCACGCGCCCATCCAGCAGCTGCAGCGCGTCGCATGTGTGCAGCTGTGGCTGCTGCCCCAACTGCTCGAGCAATTGATCGTATGCCTTGGGCTGCTGCACCTGGCTGCGCAGAAAAGCCAGCACGGCACTGTCATTGCGCTGCAGCAGCAATGCGTTGGGCATGGCCCAGATTTCCGCCAGCTTGTGGTTGAAGGCCCGAATCTGTCCGTCCGCGCTACACACCAGCATGCCGTCCGCAGCAGAGTCCAGCGTGGCGCGCAACTCAGCCAGCAGGCTTTCCAGCTCGCGCTCCGTGGCGTCCTGCTCGCTGCGGTCCATCAAGGTCCAGATCAGCCAGCCTGCGCCATGGGCATCCTGAATCTGGCGAATGCATTGCTCCACCGGTATCACCCGGCCGCTGGCATGCAGCACCTGGGTGTAGGTGACCTGCCCCTGGGCAATATCGGCCAGGTCGTTCCAGCGGTAGACATCCTGCGGCGCTGCCGCCAGATCGCGCACATGGCAGCCCTGCAGCTGCTCGCGGGGCAGGCCCACCAGTTGCTGGGCCGCGCGATTGGCATACACCACCGTCAGCGATGAGGGCGCAACCACCCAGACCGCCTCACTCATCCAGTCAAAGGCCTGGCACCAAGCCTGCAGAGGATGCGTGCTCATGACACCTCCCCTTGCTGAACCAGCAACGGAACGGCCCGCTCGAAGAAATAGCACACACGTTTGCGCGGAAGGAGATAGTCCAGCACCTCGCGCGGCAGCTGCGATGGCCGCAGGCTGCGCTTGATCACCACCCCGGGCAGCTGCGCCAAGGCCACGGGCTGTGCATCGTCTTGCGCCACATCGGCCTGGTACAGCAGCACCTGTGGCTTGAGTGGCTGCGCGCTGTCCACCGCCACCACCATGCCGTAGCGCTCATCGCTCAGTTGCACCACCGAGCCCGGGGGATACACCCCCAGCACGCGCACAAACAGCTCCACGAACTCGCGCGTGAAACCGCCGCGGCGTTGGGCAAAAAGCACGGAAAGGGCCTCGTGCGGCGTCATGGCCGAGGCCAGACCCACCGGATTGCACAGCTTGTCATAGCAGTTGGTCAGCGCCAGGATTTGCCCTTCCACCGTCAAGTCCTCCTGCAGCAGGTGCAGCGGGAACCCCGACCCATCTGCCGCCTCGTGGTGCTGGGCAATCGCCGTCAACACCCGTGCCGACAGCCCCATGCGCTGGGCATAGGCCACCGAAGCCCCCACATGCTTTTCATATTCCTGCCGCTGGCCATCCGTGAGCCCAGGCAGGTTCTCTGCACAGCGCGGATCGATATCAAGCTTGCCCACATCGTGCAGCAAAGCCGCCAGACCCAGATCCATCAAGCACGCCGCATCCAAGCCATGCGCCTTGCCGAGCAGCAGCGACAAGACCGTCACATTGATGGGGTGGGCACCTTGCCGCTCCCCCACGTTTTCGGACAACAGCCGGATGGTGGTCTGCGAGCTGTCCAGCAGCTCGGTGATGTAGTCCCCCACCAAACGCTGGCTGGTTTGCAGAGCTTGTTCGGGAGCGCTCACCACCTCATCCAACACCTTGCGGTATCCATCAGCTGCCACCGTAAAGCGTTGGTTGCACATTTGCAATGCGGCACGCTCCGTACGGACCGCGAGTGGTCCGTCTTCCTGCGGCTGACTCCGGCGGGGCGGCACGCTTTGTCCCGAAGACCTGGCCTGCATCAACAGGGGGGCAGGTATGCGCAAGGGCTGCTGCTCCGTACCGTCACCTTCTGCAATTGAAAGGGAAAGTAAAGCAGGCGATATCTCCGCATCACTTTTGGCAGGAATACAACGGATTGAGCGTATTCCCAGCGACTGCAGCGCCTGGATTTGCTCCGGGCTGCCGATGCGAAAACTGCTCACAGGAAAAGGATGGCGCAGCCAGCCGATGTCCAGCTGGATATACATGCCTATGCAGACATCCTGAATATCGATGAAAAGGGATTGCGTCACATCGTCTCCGCCACCCAAAACGGCCAGCGCATCAACCCAAACGCCTCATTATGACGACAGACAAAGCCACATTAGCTTGTAGGCACCCAACTTATCTGGTTGCCCCCATGTGATTTCACCTGCACGCCACATATGTCAGCGGCACCACTGCGAGGGCTGCACCACCACATCCATCCACAACGCCCAGACAGACACAGCCACCAGCAAGGCACCCGCCACCCGCATGCCCCAGGCCGCACGCCACTGGGGCAGCACGCTGACGCGGCGCCACAACCAAGGCCCAGCCGCCAGCCACAGCCCGGTGCCGACACCAAAGGCCAGCATGCTCACCGCCCCCAGCCACACGCTACCGGCCAAAGCAGCCACCAAAACGCCAGAGTACAGCAAGCCGCAGGGAAGCAGTGCCCACAGGCAACCGGTGAGCCAGGTGCCACCCGGCATATGCAGCCAGCGCTGCACCACCGCCCACAGCTGGCGACCGCTGCGCTCCAGCCAGGCAGGCTGGCGTGCCTGAAACAGCAGCAGCAAACCCCAAGCCAGCGCGGCCAGGTGCAGCATCACCCACAAGGGGTGCAGCGCCGTGGTGCGATCGGAAAACCACGCGACGCGCTCCATGGCATAGGCTGCCACGCCACCCAGCGCTGCATAGCCCAGCAAACGCCCGCCATGAAAGGCCAGCCAACGCGCCGAAATCCGGGACTGCCGGGCCGGCTGCACACCATCCGCATGCACGGGAATGCTGGTACGGGTGCCGGCTTCCGGCCCCAACTCCAGCCCCGTCACCGCCGCGCAAGGCGCTGCGCACATTGCAAGACAATG comes from Comamonas sp. GB3 AK4-5 and encodes:
- a CDS encoding HD-GYP domain-containing protein encodes the protein MYIQLDIGWLRHPFPVSSFRIGSPEQIQALQSLGIRSIRCIPAKSDAEISPALLSLSIAEGDGTEQQPLRIPAPLLMQARSSGQSVPPRRSQPQEDGPLAVRTERAALQMCNQRFTVAADGYRKVLDEVVSAPEQALQTSQRLVGDYITELLDSSQTTIRLLSENVGERQGAHPINVTVLSLLLGKAHGLDAACLMDLGLAALLHDVGKLDIDPRCAENLPGLTDGQRQEYEKHVGASVAYAQRMGLSARVLTAIAQHHEAADGSGFPLHLLQEDLTVEGQILALTNCYDKLCNPVGLASAMTPHEALSVLFAQRRGGFTREFVELFVRVLGVYPPGSVVQLSDERYGMVVAVDSAQPLKPQVLLYQADVAQDDAQPVALAQLPGVVIKRSLRPSQLPREVLDYLLPRKRVCYFFERAVPLLVQQGEVS
- a CDS encoding sulfite exporter TauE/SafE family protein; the protein is MWLSLLGTAFFMGLVGGPHCLAMCAAPCAAVTGLELGPEAGTRTSIPVHADGVQPARQSRISARWLAFHGGRLLGYAALGGVAAYAMERVAWFSDRTTALHPLWVMLHLAALAWGLLLLFQARQPAWLERSGRQLWAVVQRWLHMPGGTWLTGCLWALLPCGLLYSGVLVAALAGSVWLGAVSMLAFGVGTGLWLAAGPWLWRRVSVLPQWRAAWGMRVAGALLVAVSVWALWMDVVVQPSQWCR